Proteins found in one Borreliella valaisiana VS116 genomic segment:
- the prfB gene encoding peptide chain release factor 2 (programmed frameshift): protein MKEKINTLFKQAEDIWRKLDKKEIQAKIEKYEKEINQKNFWNDPKRAQKVIKAQSILRNKIDPWEELINKIKDLGDLCEIIENEKDISSLEIEFNILEKQYKDLLTISYFKEELDANGAFLTIHSGAGGTEACDWVAMLYRMYSRYVERKKYKTELIDLLEAEGGIKSVTIEIKGEYAYGLLKSEVGIHRLIRISPFDAAKKRHTSFASVFVDPVIDEKIEIIIKPEDIRIDTYRASGAGGQHVNKTSSAVRITHIETGIVTQSQSDRSQHKNKEMAMKVLKSRLYEYYKNKEDEKNKSKQDTKKEISWGNQIRSYVFQPYNLVKDHRTKFENSNTTSVMDGNIDNFIEEYLKWKSLN from the exons ATGAAAGAAAAAATAAATACATTGTTTAAACAAGCCGAAGATATTTGGAGGAAGCTT GACAAAAAAGAAATTCAAGCTAAAATTGAAAAATATGAAAAAGAAATAAACCAGAAAAATTTTTGGAATGATCCTAAAAGAGCCCAAAAAGTTATTAAAGCTCAAAGTATCTTAAGAAACAAAATTGATCCGTGGGAAGAGTTAATCAACAAAATTAAAGACTTAGGCGATCTGTGCGAAATTATTGAAAATGAAAAAGATATTAGCAGCTTGGAAATCGAATTTAATATACTTGAAAAACAGTACAAAGATTTGCTCACAATTTCTTACTTTAAAGAAGAGCTTGATGCAAACGGCGCGTTTTTAACTATTCATTCTGGTGCTGGGGGAACTGAAGCATGCGATTGGGTTGCAATGCTTTACAGAATGTATTCAAGATATGTTGAGAGGAAAAAATATAAAACAGAACTTATTGATTTACTTGAAGCAGAAGGTGGAATAAAGTCTGTTACAATAGAAATCAAAGGTGAGTATGCTTATGGACTTTTAAAAAGCGAAGTCGGAATACATCGTCTTATAAGAATTTCTCCATTTGATGCTGCTAAAAAAAGACATACCTCTTTTGCATCAGTATTTGTTGACCCTGTTATTGATGAAAAAATAGAAATAATAATCAAACCAGAAGATATAAGAATAGATACATACAGAGCATCAGGAGCCGGAGGACAACACGTCAACAAAACATCCTCTGCTGTAAGAATAACTCACATTGAAACAGGAATAGTAACTCAATCTCAAAGCGACCGAAGTCAGCACAAAAACAAAGAAATGGCAATGAAAGTTTTAAAATCAAGACTTTACGAATACTATAAGAATAAAGAAGACGAAAAAAATAAATCCAAGCAAGACACAAAAAAAGAAATTTCTTGGGGAAACCAAATAAGGTCTTATGTATTTCAACCTTACAATTTGGTAAAAGATCACAGAACAAAATTTGAAAATTCAAACACCACTTCGGTTATGGACGGCAATATAGACAATTTCATAGAAGAGTATTTAAAATGGAAAAGCTTAAACTAA
- the ftsY gene encoding signal recognition particle-docking protein FtsY, with product MGILEKIKNLFKSNQQENVIENLEEILLESDINNEIVIEIINKLTKEKNKNEEIIIEKLKELLSNYINTKKFTLENNKLNILLIVGINGIGKTSSIAKLANKLKNEGKNILISAADTFRAAAIEQMKIYGKQIGIRIISQNQGSDPSAVIFDSISSAKLKNYDALIIDTAGRLQNKENLIKELQKINNVILKQIKNTNINYQKILVIDSTIGKNTNNQAEIFNNAIEIDGIIITKLDSSSRAGTLINISKILKKPIYFTTFGEKLEDIKEFDINEYLNKLL from the coding sequence TTGGGCATTTTAGAAAAAATAAAAAATTTATTTAAAAGTAATCAACAAGAAAATGTTATTGAAAACTTAGAAGAAATTCTATTAGAATCAGACATCAATAATGAAATTGTAATAGAAATAATAAACAAATTAACAAAAGAAAAAAATAAAAACGAAGAAATTATTATTGAAAAACTAAAAGAACTTTTAAGTAATTATATTAACACAAAAAAATTTACTCTAGAAAATAACAAATTAAACATTTTGTTAATAGTTGGAATAAATGGAATTGGGAAAACATCAAGCATAGCAAAACTTGCAAATAAATTAAAAAATGAAGGCAAAAATATATTAATATCGGCTGCTGATACATTCAGAGCAGCTGCAATTGAACAAATGAAAATTTATGGAAAACAAATTGGAATCAGAATAATATCTCAAAACCAAGGAAGCGATCCATCAGCTGTCATATTCGACAGCATATCAAGCGCTAAGCTTAAAAATTACGACGCATTAATTATTGACACAGCTGGAAGATTGCAAAATAAAGAAAATTTAATAAAAGAGCTTCAAAAGATAAACAATGTAATATTAAAGCAAATAAAAAACACCAACATCAATTATCAAAAAATACTTGTAATCGATTCTACTATTGGAAAAAATACAAACAACCAAGCAGAAATTTTTAATAACGCAATAGAAATAGATGGAATAATAATCACTAAACTTGATTCATCCTCCAGAGCAGGTACACTAATAAATATTTCAAAAATTCTTAAAAAGCCTATATACTTTACTACATTTGGAGAAAAACTAGAAGACATTAAAGAATTTGATATCAATGAATATCTTAATAAATTACTATGA